From Aedes albopictus strain Foshan chromosome 1, AalbF5, whole genome shotgun sequence, one genomic window encodes:
- the LOC109401907 gene encoding protein SPT2 homolog gives MLQSICLPQSRYYSTKFAPPKKESKDKKLSANIQKFLAKKEEEERQKALEEKRKRDELMAKRDPKAKKKIEKMLKVIKSANKSVLDDAVDQNDTAVTLQGPEQPDEDDYGYTSNVASQLYQQLMDKYKNTPEEKKFKDGAKRVMSKEEMERAKARVKDALNRVEEEENAPRTRKRKEGGEGTTREEEGTSASSTKRGPDRYDPEEERRKEAEAKAKEEAARKKARRPAGPAPPDFATLLKLAEQKQMEPVKVEVPVIEKKKEPERLMTKKEKKEYEERQAYLEQKKIRDRIRNDPRLSEKERQIKLAQYDAMKAGKIPPASASTNKPGSTSTNVMAPNGRIPKLNSSSTGSEKPSAAPPKPTSASSSSRPPSSSRPDEKRSSLQKPSPSTTAVPGKSKLESALTASKKPHTSSTAQSSSRDSSSIRKPSVPSSQQQNGSPKISKPPQAAVSPKPTSSSSVANGQKTRPFPPADVPQKTRQFPPPDVQKTRQFPPPDVVRKRPLDARGGRPSSSSSAPAKKRRPVIDSDSEYDSEMDDFIDDGDDEMDYSSQIKAIFGYDKSRYRDEDFDDRQMESTFAQQMREEFISKKIGLMEDLEDMRMEEEEKRQKALKKKQAAKRK, from the coding sequence ATGTTGCAATCTATCTGTCTTCCGCAGTCCCGCTACTACTCGACCAAGTTCGCCCCACCCAAGAAGGAATCCAAGGACAAGAAGCTGTCGGCcaacatccagaaatttctcgccAAAAAAGAAGAGGAAGAACGCCAAAAGGCCCTGGAGGAGAAACGCAAGCGCGACGAGCTGATGGCCAAACGGGACCCGAAGGCGAAGAAAAAGATcgaaaagatgctgaaagtgATCAAATCGGCCAACAAATCCGTACTGGACGATGCCGTCGATCAGAACGACACGGCCGTGACGCTGCAAGGTCCGGAACAACCGGACGAGGACGACTATGGGTACACGTCGAACGTTGCTTCGCAGCTGTACCAACAGCTGATGGACAAGTACAAGAACACACCGGAGGAGAAGAAGTTCAAGGATGGCGCCAAGAGGGTCATGTCCAAGGAGGAGATGGAACGGGCGAAAGCGAGGGTAAAGGATGCCTTGAACAGGGTTGAGGAGGAAGAGAATGCTCCGAGGACGAGGAAGCGGAAAGAGGGTGGAGAGGGGACGACGAGGGAGGAAGAAGGTACAAGTGCAAGTAGTACTAAAAGAGGACCGGATCGGTATGATCCGGAAGAGGAACGACGGAAAGAAGCGGAAGCAAAAGCGAAGGAGGAAGCCGCTAGGAAGAAAGCAAGAAGACCGGCAGGACCGGCTCCACCGGATTTTGCCACGTTGCTCAAATTGGCCGAGCAGAAACAGATGGAACCGGTGAAGGTAGAGGTCCCAGTGATAGAAAAGAAGAAAGAGCCCGAACGACTCATGACCAAGAAAGAGAAAAAAGAGTACGAGGAACGACAAGCTTATCTAGAGCAGAAGAAAATCCGAGACCGAATACGAAACGATCCTCGTCTTTCGGAAAAGGAGCGACAGATCAAACTGGCACAGTACGATGCGATGAAGGCGGGCAAGATTCCGCCAGCATCGGCCAGTACCAACAAGCCCGGATCAACCAGTACAAATGTGATGGCACCGAATGGGCGCATTCCAAAGCTGAATTCGTCCTCCACCGGATCGGAAAAGCCATCAGCTGCGCCTCCAAAACCGACTTCCGCCAGTTCCAGCTCGAGGCCTCCGTCTTCTTCGCGGCCAGATGAAAAGCGAAGTTCCCTGCAAAAACCCTCCCCATCCACAACGGCGGTGCCTGGCAAGAGCAAACTAGAATCGGCCCTCACAGCATCCAAGAAGCCCCACACCAGCAGCACCGCACaatcttcctccagggattcctctagcattAGGAAACCGTCGGTTCCATCTTCCCAGCAGCAAAATGGTTCCCCAAAAATCTCAAAACCTCCGCAGGCGGCGGTTTCACCAAAACCGACGTCTTCATCGTCAGTGGCCAACGGCCAGAAAACCAGACCATTCCCACCGGCGGACGTTCCGCAAAAGACCCGCCAATTCCCGCCACCGGATGTGCAGAAAACGCGCCAATTCCCCCCGCCGGATGTGGTCCGGAAACGGCCGTTGGATGCCCGGGGTGGCAGACCTTCATCATCGTCATCGGCTCCGGCAAAGAAGCGACGCCCGGTCATCGACAGCGACAGCGAGTACGACTCGGAAATGGACGACTTCATCGACGATGGGGACGACGAGATGGACTACTCGTCGCAGATCAAGGCCATCTTCGGGTACGACAAATCCCGCTACCGGGACGAGGACTTTGACGACCGGCAGATGGAATCGACCTTTGCCCAGCAGATGCGCGAGGAGTTTATCAGCAAGAAGATCGGCCTGATGGAAGATCTGGAGGACATGCGAATGGAGGAGGAGGAGAAACGACAGAAGGCGCTGAAGAAGAAACAGGCGGCCAAGCGGAAATGA
- the LOC109401849 gene encoding uncharacterized protein LOC109401849 has translation MIAKCVSVVLILVGSVRSGLTYPYADGYPYGTAIVSESKLLKGGSSRGTTEAGNDLRNFSRDHVFDEGGKINSATDAIRYHALDNAVNGHRIADASKGGSLDKVNHLAGENFEADKSHNRKQVKSGFTNSYHKDESGSKSSFYEDSDDHGGKQVFDNRKNLRNNFNDHLYNKELRNDQHRDRYDDRFGGYDLRGVRDFHHQAAADRGNLHDYRDGFRDDRDHHVNNYAQEFYPGLPPLVPVRNYDELFQRRTFHEPRPMFKTAPPPPITVYEDPREYMYDYPAHSVGDRFLRRRYDDDLAERTRIIFRPSPLMNYPARY, from the exons ATGATCGCGAAGTGCGTTTCGGTAGTGTTGATCCTGGTTGGATCGGTTCGGAGTGGATTGACGTATCCCTACGCGGACGGGTATCCGTACGGGACGGCCATTGTGTCGGAGTCGAAACTGTTGAAAGGTGGCTCTAGCAGGGGAACGACAGAGGCGGGGAATGATTTGCGGAACTTTAGTCGCGATCACGTGTTCGATGAAGGTGGCAAGATCAACTCGGCGACGGACGCTATTCGGTATCATGCGTTGGACAATGCAGTGAACGGTCACAGAATAGCCGATGCTTCCAAGGGGGGCTCGCTGGACAAGGTGAATCATTTGGCTGGGGAGAATTTTGAAGCGGACAAGTCGCACAATCGGAAGCAAGTGAAATCAGGATTTACCAATTCGTATCACAAAGATGAATCGGGTAGCAAGAGCTCTTTCTACGAAGACTCCGATGACCACGGTGGAAAGCAGGTGTTCGATAATCGGAAGAACTTGAGGAACAACTTCAACGACCATCTCTACAACAAGGAGTTGAGGAACGATCAACATCGCGATCGGTACGACGATCGTTTCGGAGGTTATGATCTACGCGGGGTGCGAgacttccatcaccaagcggCTGCCGATCGAG GCAATCTACACGACTACCGGGATGGATTCCGAGACGATCGTGACCATCACGTGAACAACTACGCTCAGGAGTTCTATCCGGGATTGCCTCCGTTGGTTCCGGTGCGCAACTACGACGAACTGTTCCAGAGGCGGACCTTCCACGAACCTCGGCCGATGTTCAAAACGGCCCCGCCACCACCGATCACGGTGTACGAGGATCCCCGCGAGTACATGTACGACTATCCGGCGCACTCGGTTGGCGATCGGTTCCTGCGGCGACGGTACGATGACGATTTGGCCGAGCGTACGCGGATCATCTTCAGACCCAGCCCGCTGATGAACTATCCGGCGCGGTACTAG
- the LOC115269139 gene encoding uncharacterized protein LOC115269139, whose product MRSEVSAGGNSPERNSGPPGSAKNPTTQPSAADFCVYGQRKATSAVCGFQAAFSELGQTSIIKPVSAETDHGETVLKEIVYYRHKRIPNARTESTPRNRRATALPSPTASISRRHSRRVATSCTNIWCIRERTVWKTNKRTSGSRNNLDRSQGQPPIGPPDHAATKGPAGAFLLELPRNYWSYEFHESTETDQLKASTYLKRWPRLLEGKPSLAPRRRSWAVNATTPVRPERMHAEW is encoded by the exons ATGCGATCCGAAGTAAG TGCGGGTGGAAATAGTCCGGAACGCAATTCGGGACCACCGGGTTCGGCAAAGAATCCTACGACGCAACCATCGGCAGCTGATTTCTGCGTGTACGGGCAACGAAAAGCCACCAGTGCTGTTTGTGGCTTCCAAGCGGCGTTTAGTGAATTGGGGCAAACTTCGATCATTAAACCCGTAAGTGCAGAAACGGATCACGGTGAAACCGTACTGAAAGAAATAGTTTATTACAGGCACAAACGCATCCCGAACGCACGGACTGAAAGTACGCCTCGTAACCGTAGAGCAACGGCTCTACCTTCACCCACT GCTTCAATCTCTCGCCGGCATTCACGGCGTGTCGCAACAAGTTGTACAAACATCTGGTGCATTCGGGAAAGAACCGTTTGGAAAAC GAACAAGCGCACATCTGGTAGCAGAAACAATCTCGACCGGAGCCAAGGTCAACCGCCGATCGGACCACCGGATCACGCGGCTACAAAAGGCCCCGCAGG GGCCTTTTTGTTGGAACTACCAAGGAACTACTGGAGCTACGAATTCCACGAATCCACAGAGACCGACCAGCTCAAGGCGAGCACGTATCTGAAGCGGTGGCCCCGGTTGTTGGAGGGCAAACCTTCGCTGGCTCCCCGGAGACGTTCCTGGGCAGTGAACGCGACAACCCCCGTTCGTCCAGAGCGAATGCACGCAGAGTGGTGA